The genomic window CCTCGGATCCCGAGCTCCCGGGCTGCTAGAGGGGGCAGTGCTTTAGACAAGCAAGCCTGCAGGGCCTCCTGGCTCCTGCCCTGGAGCTTGGCTGCTAAGTTCTTCCATCACTCCTCCAGGgattcctcccttcaccctcatTTCCCTGGGCGCCTCTCCTCTGCCTCGAGGCAAGGGTGGGGAGGGTTGGGGATGCACCGGAGGAGGGGTGGTTCGTCCTGCCGCTGGATCCTTTTATTGGCCCCGACCGGAAAGCTTCGGCGGCCTCCCATGAGCtcgttccaaagcagaaggatgGGTTCCACTCGGAGCCCAGACGGGTCCCTTCTCTCTTCAGGTCCTCGGGCTATCCCCGATCCTGTGACCCCGGAGCCCTGCTGGGAATGCCGTCCTTTTCCGTCCTCCTTCCCCTTTAAAGGagcccccacccccgccccaagTCCTACTTCCCAGGACTCCTTTCCTGGGCTCCAGCCGTatggcaggagggggaggggcggggcggACGGAGGGGTGCGCCGGGCCCCTCGGAGTGGCTTCCAACTCCTGGATGGCCCACTTTAGTAAGCTGGACGGCGCGGTGAAGGCCGGTAGCTGTGGGGAAGGTCACACAGGCCGGGAGCGGCCCTTCTCCCCCGGGATGCTACTTGGGGCCAAGAAACCGGGTCACTCTCCTGCTCTAAGAGGGCCGCCCCTTCCCCGGGGCTCAGCGCTGGGCCCCTCCCCATGGACGGTTAGCTGCCAGCACGAGGGGGCCCGAGGGCCGGGCTGCTGGCCTCGgcttccccctccacccccactgcCCACGTCTGCCCCCTTCCTGCGGCAGCTCCCGACCTCGGGGAGCCCTGGGAAGCGGCGGACCAGAGAAGACGGGAACGGGGCTCGAGCTCGGGCACGCAGAGAGGGGTGCTGAGGCCGGCGGGGCTTTCTTCCTAGGCACCGGGGCCGCTGCGCGGGCGCCTCACCTGGCGCCCCACGCTCGGGTGGCCTCCGGAGCCGGCatctgggagagggagggagggagggggcggggcgCCGCGGCGGTTGCGGGCCGGGGCCTGGGCCAGGGGGAGCGGCCCTGAGCAGCGCGCGGGCCCGGAGGCGGCCGCCCCCTCCCCGCAGCTCAGCCCTCCCTCCCCCCGGGCGGCGGGATTGCGGCGCGGGCCGGGTggagagggagacacacacacgCGGGCACACActcgcgcgcgcacacacacacacaggcacacacacacacgcgctcACCCTGTCACACTCACTCACACTGCCGGCGCCACGGCCGCGGACGACGCAGAGGCACCGCGAGGGCGtccgcggcggcggcggcggcggcggctctgACCTCTGCGGGGCTCCCCCCGCCGCGGcgtgggggcgggggcgggggcgggggtgGGCGCGGGGGGCTCCGGCCCGGGCCGGCCCCGCGGGCTGCCCATGAGCGCGAACACGATGATCTTCATGATTCTGGGGGCGTCGGTAGTGATGGTGAGCGCGCGGGGGGCTCGGGGCGCGggggaggcgggggggggggcggcggcgGGGGCCCCAATCCTCTGGCCCTGCGTGTCCCCTGCTGGCTGCTTGGCTGCCTGTGTCTGCGCCTGCGAGCGCCCGGGCCCTGTGGCCGGTCCGCCGTGCCTGGCGCGCTCCCCGCTCCCCCTGCGTGGCTCttctctgcctgcctgcctgcctgcctgcctgcctcggggtgtgtgtgtctctgtgtgtgcgTGCCCGTGTGTGTGTATGCCCgtatgtgtgtgtggtgtgtgtgtgccCTGTGccgtgtgtgtgcgcgcgcgccgGGCCCCGGCCCTGGCTGTCTCTCTaggtatctctctctgtctctctttgtctcctgGATCTCGGGGTGCCCCTGACTCTGCGTAGGGCCCGGGTCCGTGGGTGCCCCTGGGCGGCTCTGGGGCCCGCGGGCCCGAGcccgggggagggagggaggaagggaggcccGGAGGCCGGGAGGCCGCGGTCGAGGGCGTCGGGGGCGCTGACGAGCCGGCCCGGCGGGGGGGCGGGGGGCTCGGGGCTCTTCCAGGCCATCGCCTGCTTGATGGACATGAACGCGCTGCTGGACAGATTCCACAACTACATCCTCCCGCACCTTCGGGGCGAGGACCGCGTCTGTCATTGCAACTGTGGGAGGTAAGTCCCCGCGGGGCGCTCGAGAGGCCCTCCCTGCCCCCGGCCGGGCTCGCCCGCCAGCCTCCCTCTGCTCCACAGTTACTGAAGGCCCACGGCTCGGACCCAGGCCCGGACCGGCGCTGCCCAGCCCCACACACAGCACACCCTTGCCCGGGGCCGAACAGACCCTGCAACACCTCCACACAATACCCAGCCGCCGACCCAGCACCGTGGCCAGAGCCTGGGACAAACAAACGGGCAGGCAGAGATGCCGGGCCAGGCGCTCTGGCTCCCCGGCTTCTGGCGTCAGCACGCAGGCTGGggctgctgggggtgggggtggaagccGGCAGAGGAAGGGGGTTTCCCTCAGCCTGGACCCCTTCGCAGGGCACGGCTGAGGGGCGCATCTGGCGGGCCAAGGTTAAGGGGGATGGCCGAGAACTTCCGGAGAGGTGAAGCGGAGCCTGCGGGGGGAATGGGAGCCTCCATAGAGAACTGACCTggttgaggcagggagacaccTCCCCCAGGCGCCGGGAGGGCCCCAAGCCTCGGGAAAGAGTCCCGTTTGGTAGAAGTAGCCAGAGCAGGGGCTCGTTGTCTCCAAGCCAGCCTCCAGCCGGTTTCCAGGCTTTCCCTGGGCCGCTGAAGCCCAGGACCCTCTTTGGAAGTTTTTGGGGAGGGCTGAGGCCGCCTGGCCTCACAGCATTGCCGGGGACACCCTTGGGCTGCAGCAAGGGCCGGGCCAGGCTGGGCGCAGGGCTCCGGACCAGCCAAGGCTCTTAGTTCCTGCTTCTTGGTGGTTCTTGGCTTCCTGTGGAAATCGGGCTTCCACCTTCAGGCCCTGCTTCCCCTGCGATGGTCCTCCGGCCCCTGGCAGCACCAGCCCAGGTCCAGTGGGCTCCTAAGGCTCAGTCAGGGGGAGAGGAGTGGCCAGCCGTTTCCCAGACTAGcagaggcagggaggcaggggcTGCGGTGTTGCTGATTGGAGATGGCACTGCGGGCAGACTCTTAGGAGGTCTACCCTGGGCATTTGGCCGTCTTCGCATTCACCACCACTTCTCCCCCCCACATTGGCCTTTTGGGGGGCTTCTGTTTCTCCATCcgtaaaataagagggtttgggggcagccaggcctggggatgggaagtcctgggttcagagcTTCATAGccatgtaaccctgagcaagtcaactcCGTTTGCCTAAGCCTTGTCTTAGAGTtgtgaagacagaaagtaaaggctaaaaattgagagagagagagagagagagagagagagacatacacacacagagacagagacagagagacagagagagagagaaagaaaagaaaggagagacagaaggaaagagagagggagggaaagagagagacagagagggagagaaagaaaagaaaggagacagaagaaggaaagagggagggaaagacagagagagaaagaaaagaaaggagagacagagaagaaggaaagagagggagggaaagagagagggagggagagagagagggagggagggagggaggaagagagaaagagacagagagggagagagacagagacagagagggagagagagagagaaagaaaagaaaggagagagagaaagaaaagaaaggagagacagagaagaaggaaagagagggagggaaagagagagggagggagggagaaaagagagagggagggaaagagagagggagggagggagggagagagaaagagacagagagggagagagagagagtgagagagaaagaaaagaaaggagagagacagagaaggaaagagagagggagggaaagagacagagggagaggacagagggagacagagagggaggaaaagagagagggagggagggagagagagagagagggagagagacagagacagagagagggagagagagagacagagtcagccCTAGGTGCCTGTTGAAGCCCCTCCTGGACTGGGGAAACTGATGCTCTGGTCACCAAGAGGTGACTGTACTTGTGCCTTAGGAGGGAGACTGAGGCCAGGGattcagtccctgccctcaggctGGGGAGGTGAGATTTGGACACTTTGCCATCAGGgcagcttcctggaggaggtgaaaGTGGAGCTGGACCTTGAAGGAGGGCACGATTGAGCCAAGCAGAGAGAAGGGGTCGGGCATTCCGTGGGCAAAGGGTTGAGTGAAGGTGGGGGGTGTTTTTAGGACACGGCGGGATCTGAGCTGGCGGAATGGAGGCCGGATGGGCGGCAGCAGAGGGAGCTGAGGCTGGGAGGGCTGTGCCAGATTGTGGTACGAGGCTTTGGACGGTCTTCCTTGACTGGCAGCCTGAGAGGTTTGGCATTTAGCCTGTGGCTTCTCTCTTGTTCGAGCAGGTTGGCATGGGCTGAACTGGATGCTGGGAGGTGGGCTGATGCCATGTTAAGGACGAACTGGAGAAGGGCTCTAGAAGGAGGGAGGCCAATGGACTGGCTCCTCCAAGAGGCTGGCACGATACAGGGCATGTCGGAAATATCCTAGAGAGCTGAGGGACTCTGCCTAGCTCCGCTCCGTtcagacctgggggggggggcgcatgcagaattcctccctctccttgggCCAAGGGTCCGCGGCAGGCAGCCTCCCATCTGGCCTTGGCCAAGCTCCGGGATCCAAAGCCGAGTCAGGGTGTTCCTGcggggcatgggggggggggggcttggctTTATTCAGTGCTTAGAATAAAGGTGTAGATTTTCAAGTGGTATGAAGTTGGGCATGGCGGCGGAATAGGCAGTTTTGGGTTTGGCGTCTAAGGAACCGAGTTCAATTTCCAATTCAGGTGTTTACTGCCCTTACAACTTTGAACCAGTCACATGACCTcactggtcctcagtttcttcatttgtcaaatgagccgGTTGGACTAGGTCAGCCCTAAAGTGATCTCTTCCATTTTGAGGTCTCAAGTCCAAAAGTTCTCAGCAGGTTAGGCTGGGGGAAGGATTCAGAAGATAAAATTCCTGGGTAGTAAATGTAAAGTCCTATAGTTGGGTTCAAAAAGTCAACTTCACAAATATAAGATGAGGGAAGGAGGGGCCAGCAATAGttcaagtaaaggagaaaagatctgggggttttagTGGACCAAAAGCCAAATTGAGTGTCTCAAAGCAGACAAAACCATACCTTACACCCACACcgaaacacacacatatgtgcccccctccccaaccccccactCTTCATTCAACATCCTGAGGAGGCTTGTGTTCCCTGTCATGGGTGCTGCTTTATTTAGAAACACATCCCAAAGGGTCTGCCAGGACTGTGACTACTTGAAGAAATGGAGATGGTTTAACTTAAAGAAGCAGGGGggtagctaggttgctcagtggactgagagccaggcctggagatgggaggtcctgggttcaaatctagcctcagacacttcctaactgtgtgaccctgggcaagtcactcaacccccattgcccagccctcaccactcttctgccttggaatcaacacacagtattgattctgagagagaagggaagggttttaaggggaaaaaaaaagaagcaaagactTGGGGGAGATGGCAATTCCTGCTGAACCTCCATAGTGGATCTACCCATGTGTTTGGGATTTCCCTCTGGCTCTCTTGGCATCACTTGGGTTCTCCAGGACTTTGAAAATCCTGAAGTTCAAGAGAAAAATgtgaatattattatcattatcagatTCCCAGAATCCCAGAGCCCTGCAGTGAGAAGGGGACACCCCGCATCCCCCCCAAATAACTGATTCCACTCCCTTCCCCACTGTAGTCTCTTGTAATACAGCATTTCTGCTGCTTTAATAGAAGAGGAGCTCCCTGGGATCAGCGGTGTGCCAGGATGGCCAACAAAGAGGAAGAGATTATAAGAGAAGCAGCCACGTCCGGTGACCCTCAGGCTTGGGCTGATGGACAGGAGGGTGATTgtccagttgttttcagtcatatctgactcttggtgaccccatttggggttttctcagcagagatgctggagcggtttgccatttccttctccagctcatttgacagaggaggaaactgaggcaaacaggactaaatgacttgttcagggtcatgcagctaagatactggaatgatttgtcatttccttctctggctcatttttacagatgaggaaacagaggcagacagggtgaagtgacttgtccagggtcacacagctaatcagtgTCTGGGGCTggttttggactcaggaagactagTGGTGCCCCCCAGGGGCCAGAGTGTGTGTGGGGGTCTGGGATGTGGTTATTGGGGACCTGGGGATAATGCTACATATGAATGGGTCTGCTGAGGGCCCTGGGGGGGGATCAGACGTGGGGAAGGGCCTCATGAGCAGTGTTTTCAGGTCTTTGTAGGCTGCTCCTGTGGAGGAAGGGTTAGCCTTGTTCTGCTGGGCCCCAGAGGGCGGGCACCGTGCTGCAGAGGGTACACGGAGCTCTGAAATCTGCAACAAATTCCTGACGTGTGTGATGGCTCCCTCCAAGGATTTGGGAAGAGGCTGGGGGACCCCTTTCCTCCTGGCATCCCCGACACCCATCCCTCTGTAGGGCTCGAGGGCGGGCCAGACGCCGCTTTCCTCACGGAATCTCAGAAAAGGGCGAGTCCTTCCCTGCGTGAGGGTGTCCTGAGGGCTCCGAGAGGGCCGGTTCCTGCTGGAGGAATCAGGGCTTGGGGGAGGCAGTACCCTAAAATCAGGGGGCCGCAGGCACGTGCCGGGCAGTTGGCCTGGATGATCTCATTTGGTCTGCATCGAATCGAGGTGCTGCGGCCTCCCTCTGCTGACATGAGCAGAGGGAGGCAAACATGAAAGGATGAGCCCAGCGAGGCAGTGTCTGAATGCAAGTCTTCCCCCTGCCTGTGCTGGAGATGGGGGGAGAAAGAGCTACCGGCTAGAGAACATTCAGGAGAGGCCTTATGTGCGAGGGGGCCCCGGAGCTCTGCTCGAGGCCAGCCCTCTGCACGccaggaaatggaggcccagggaggcccggaggcaggattggaaccttTAGCTTGGTCAGGCAGGAGCAGAGGTGAAGGAGGCATGGCCTCCGGGCCTGTGGGAAAGTGTGCAAAGAAGGGGGATGGAGTCCCACGTGGGGAATGGAGAAGAGGCCGGCCTGACCAGAAGGGAACGctagggagggggagaagagcgGAAAACTGGGGTGCCAGACAAGGCCCTGCCGAGAATGTTCTCATGTTCTTTGTCAGGGTGATGGGGATCCCCTTGAGGTCCTTCTTCAAAGGGGTGTCTGGATGCTCCTTGAGCCTGAGGAAGGCGACTGTGTGAAGGATGGACAGGAGACGAGGGCCGGTAGGCAGAGATGGAACAGGAGGCTGGAGACTGGAGATGAGTGAGAAAGGCCTGACTTAGGGTGCAGGTTGTGCGAGAGGGCAGAGCAGGCCAGAGGCTGGAGGCATCAGGGGCCTCCGTGTgtccctggccagtcctggctgTGCTCCTGGAAGCTTTGGCTCAGGAAgccctggggctggggctgggctgggctctTCTTCTGGAGGACCTGTTCTGGCTTGTCTTGGTCCCTCACGGTGTTCCCGGGCCTCTGGCTAGGTGGctgcagagaggaaggaaggatgaagctCACAGGAGGCCCGGCGGGGAGATGACTCAGAGGAGAATCCCCCAAAGCTGGAGGGCTCCTTCCTGGGGCCTGCAGTGCCCTGTGGGACCGAGCGTGGGGCCCGGGGGTGCTGTGTGCGTGGGGGTCACTCCCTGGGGTCCCCCCGAGCCCCTCTGCCATGGGTGGGTCCCCGTCTTGGGGTGTCCGTGTCAGGGTAACCACGTGTCCCTGGTCAGTCCCCCATCTGCCCCCACATCTTCCATTTGTGGGGATCCGTCTTTGGCCACTTCTTGGGCGTCCTTCTTCCAGAAGACCCGAATACTGCGGGGCTGGATGGGAGGAGGACGCTGCGCCTCCCTGTGGGGATGAGACTGCGACAAGGGCTTGGCTAGGCTGGGCTATCGCGGGCTCTTCTCTTGGACAGTCGGTCAACAAGCCTGCTGGCTCTCCATCTAAAGGGGAAGCGGGGCGGCTGGGGTCCCTCCTggtggggtgaccctgggccagtcacggAACCCCGCAGCCTTGCCCTgcctcttttctgccttgtacCCAGGAGTCCATGTCCAAAGGGGGCACCAGAAAGGGGGTCCGCGGGGAGGGGATCTCTGGGAGGAGGGTCCCTGGTGACTGCCTTGCTTTCTCCTTTGCTTATAAAGTCAGGGCGTTCTGGTGTGAGGCAGTCCCTCCCCCGAGGAGCTCCTTGTGCCCACAATGGGctgttcttcccctcctctgtccCTCGTGCCCCGGCTGGATTGTGGGGAGCCCTCGTGGCCGGCTTGGGGGGCCACCCCAGACGGGGTGCCGGGGCTCCTCTCGCCGTCCCTCACGAGGTCCTCGTCCGCAGGCACCACGTCCACTACGTGATCCCCTACGACGGGGACCAGTCCGTGGTGGACTCGTCCGAGAACTACTTTGTGACAGACAACGTGACCAAGCAGGAGATCGACCTGATGCTGGGGCTGCTGCTGGGCTTCTGTATCAGCTGGTTCCTGGTGTGGATGGACGGTGTCCTGCACTGCGCCGTGCGGGCCTGGAGGGCCAGCCGCCGCTTCGGTGAGTGCGGGGCCACCCGGGCTGGGGCGGAGGGAGGCACCGTGCTAGGCACCGGGGACGCCACTAAAGTAAAACCCAGGacggggggtgggtgggtgggtgggggcgGGACACGTAAGGGAATCCAGAGAAgggcccgagttcaaatctcagccctCTAGTCTTTGCTGCCGTTTGACCCCTCTGGGCTGGTAATGGTTGGCGGCTGGACCTGCTGACCTCcgaggctccttccagctccagaGCTGTTCTGCTCAAGTGGGGGACCCAGAAGTCAAACAGAAGTACAAGAGCATGTGTGGAGGGGGCTGGGGAGGAGAGGCAGTCAGGAAGGCTGCCTGGAGGAGGGGGCTTGAGGGAAGTGAAGGCTCCCAAGAGATGGAGGGGAGGAAGATGCACATTCTAGGCCCCGGTGGGGGTGAGAGTGGGTGGCCACAGCCTGTGTAGACAGGAGCCAGAGGGGATTGAAGGGCTGAGGCTGGCCAGGAGAGGCTCAGGCAATGGTGGGGGCAGAGATGACCTTCAGCCCGGGCTGGGGGTCTGTCATTTGGGGAGGCACCAGGAtgcttgttccctccccccccccccccccccccagggagaGACAGCCcagccatttcctcctccaaggGGTTAGCCAGGAACCAGCTAGCCTTGTAATGCGCCTGCTGTGCACTGggcaatgaaggaaagaaaagacgccccctccccccccatactGGCCCCTGGGCTTTGTTTATTTAAACCATGACTTAGtgctgtttccaaggcagaagagcagaagggCTAAGCacggagggttaagtgacttacctagggtcacccagctaggaagatcAGAGCCCAGAATCTCTctgctccaggcctggtgctctacccattGTACTACTCGAGCTGCCCCAAATTCAGCCTTAACGGAAGTTAGTGCTGGGTGGGCTCTTCACCAGAAGTGTGGCTGGAGAAGCCCCGAGACTCGGGACCGGCTCAGGCAGGAGGGGCCGCTTTAGGTGGCTCAGCCGACTGCTGTGCAATTTGGCAAATAGCGGCAGCCCAGGTTCTCCTCTGAGACAGGCAGCCAGGAAGCAGCCAGGAAGCAGCCAGGAAGCCTGGCCCTCTAGGGCTCCGCTCCTACCCAGAACTCCATTCTGTCCTATGGATGCGGGAGCCAGCGTATTCTACTGGGTCATTGTTACATTCTTctgactctttctgtctctcttcctttctcgccccctcctttcttcctttctcgcTCCCTACTTCTCTGtctgccttcctctctctccctcctcctctcctctctcccctcctttcttcctttctctctccctcctctccccctttctctcctctctcccctcctttcttccttcctctctccccctttctctgtctgccttcctctctctccctccttctctcctctctcccctcctttcttcctttctctctccctcctctcccccttttctcctgtctccccctcctttcttcctttctctccctcctcctctcctctctcccctccttccttcctctctccccctttctctccctccttctctcctctctccccctcctttcttcctttctccctacttctgtctcttccttcctctctccccctttctctgtctgtcttcctctctctccctcctctccccctttctctcctgtctccccctcctttcttcctttctctctccccctttgtcttcctctctctccctccttctctcctctcctttcttcctttctctctccctccttctctcctctcttcctttctccctacttctgtctcttccttcctctcccctcctttcttcctttctctctccccctttgtcttcctctctctccctccttctctcctctcctttcttcctttctctctccctccttctctcctctcttcctttctccctacttctgtctcttccttcctctcccctcctttcttccttcctctctccccctttctctgtcttcctctctctccctttctctgtcttcctctctctccctcctttcttcctttctctctccctccccctcctttcttcctttctctctccccctttgtcttcctctctctccctccttctctcctctcctttcttcctttctctctccctccttctctcctctctcccctcctttcttccttcctctctccccctttctgtctgcctttctctctctccctcctttcttcctttctccctacttgtctcttcctctctcctctcctttcttcctttctctctctgtcttcctctctccccccctttctctgctcctttcttcctctctccccctttctgtcttcctctctccctccttctctcctctctccccctcctttcttcttttctccctacttctgtctcttccttcctctctccccctcctttcttcctttctctccctctctgtcccctcccctcacccaccCGCAGACAACTCCTGGTCGTGGCTCCCCAAATTCTGTAGTCTGAAGGACTTCCGGAAACGACCCCACCGGCCATACGAGGAGCCCACAGGAAACATGGTGCACATCAAACAGAAGCTTTACCACAACGGCCACCCCAGCCCCCGGCACCTCTGAGCCCCTGCCCTGGCTTGGCTAGGCCCATGGAGGGCCTCGGGACACACGGACAGCCCATTGGACCACAGAGTGGACACTGCCCGGTGTCTGTGGCTCTATTCCGCGGGGGCCCGGGGCCAAGCCCGACGGACCTAGGGCTGGCAGGGCCGCCCCGTGTGGCCCGGCCTGAGCCTGGCCTGGCTGGGCCCCAGCACCGGACCTCTGTACATATGTAAGATGGATCTTTGCTTCTAAAGCCTCCCTCCCCCGCGGGGGCCGGCCTCCCGCCCCGGAGCCCGGAGGCGCCTCTCTAGGGCCCCTGCCCTGTCCGGGCCCCGGCCCCGGGCGGTCACCCAGAAGgtgctcttttctctttttccggGGCATAGGGCTGGGGAGGGAAGGCCAGGGACGCCCGGGCAGGGCTGGAGGGGCCGCCTTGCTCGGTGGTGCCTCCGCAGCctcgggaggggggagggagggaaggaggcccCCTCCCGAGCGCTTGGGGCAGCCGGACGGGGCGGCGTGGCTGCTGCTGACCAGAGCCCTGGCAGGGgagcgtgtgtgcgtgtgtgtgtgagtgtgcgaGTGTGCGAGGGTGAGCCACCGTGTTTGGCTTTTTAAATGGACTCGGGGGTGCCAGCTCGGTGGAAGAGGGAGCTGGGAGAGCCCCTACCGTGGCTGCTTCTGCTGCTGGCCAGTCCCTGAGCCCCTCCGGCCTCGGGCCAGGCCCCCCCTTCATTCTGTTTGTGCTCGGCTGGGCTTGGGGGGAAACGGTCAGGCTGTCTGGGGAGCCGCCTGGGGGGACACTGGCGGGAAGCTGGGGCCGGCCTCTCCCCTGTGTCATCGCAGGCCGGTTCTCCCGGTGCCTGAAGAGCTCCGCTCCGGTCCCACGAGGAAGGGGAGGCTCCTGGGTAGGTCCGGAGCGGAGCTGCCTCAGGCCCCCGCGGCCTTTCACTGTGATCACCTCCACCAGCCTGCCCGCCATGACttcatccctccccctccctgggCCTGGTTGCCTCAGTCAGTAAAAGTGTTTGGGGCACGTCTGTCCCGCGTCCGCCTCTTCTTTCGCTTCCTGGAGCCCCAGCCTGGGCCGGCCAAGGGGGCTTGGCTGGGAGGGAGCCGGCACCGAATGGGGATCCACAAGTCCCCCAGAGCACAGGGGGTGGGGCCAGGGCTCCTGAGATGGCCACAAGGAAGGGGAGCGACGGAAGCAAGAGGGAGACGCGGGGGGCTGGCCAAGCATCTCGGATGCTCTCAATGGATCCTCCCCGTCTGGGTGGACAAAGGGAGGCAGACGGGAGTGAAGCCGCTGGCCCGGGGTCACCCAGGGAGCGAGCGTCTGAGGCGAGACTCGAATTTGGGTCCGACGCCTCACGGATGGCGATGGTCCGGAATCTCCGTTCTGGCCTGCTCAGGGCCCCTCTGGGCCG from Monodelphis domestica isolate mMonDom1 chromosome 4, mMonDom1.pri, whole genome shotgun sequence includes these protein-coding regions:
- the TMEM240 gene encoding transmembrane protein 240, producing the protein MSANTMIFMILGASVVMAIACLMDMNALLDRFHNYILPHLRGEDRVCHCNCGRHHVHYVIPYDGDQSVVDSSENYFVTDNVTKQEIDLMLGLLLGFCISWFLVWMDGVLHCAVRAWRASRRFDNSWSWLPKFCSLKDFRKRPHRPYEEPTGNMVHIKQKLYHNGHPSPRHL